A stretch of Aedes aegypti strain LVP_AGWG chromosome 2, AaegL5.0 Primary Assembly, whole genome shotgun sequence DNA encodes these proteins:
- the LOC110675973 gene encoding uncharacterized protein LOC110675973, translated as MALIEKVYSLELQAQVNYSGAGGKYALKILCSTQVLIKALVDHSLFDNTEDPGTQACAEFRYQMQHACDRIKSSERKRSGAGNRKQSSSRKVRSTLKMESFHSLAVDEDVE; from the exons ATGGCTCTAATTGAAAAAGTCTACTCTCTGGAACTGCAAGCACAAGTAAATTATTCGGGAGCTGGCGGCAAATATGCACTAAAAATATTGTGCTCAACGCAGGTGCTTATCA AGGCTCTAGTTGATCATTCGCTATTTGACAACACGGAAGATCCAGGCACACAAGCATGCGCTGAGTTCCGGTACCAAATGCAACATGCTTGTGACCGCATTAAGAGCAGCGAACGCAAACGGTCTGGAGCTGGGAATCGGAAACAATCCAGCAGCCGGAAGGTGCGAAGCACGCTTAAGATGGAGTCTTTTCATAGTCTGGCTGTAGATGAAGACGTCGAGTGA